One window of Deltaproteobacteria bacterium genomic DNA carries:
- the pyrF gene encoding orotidine-5'-phosphate decarboxylase, whose amino-acid sequence MDNLQPSDRLIFPLDVPDARSAETLANKLGEAVGVFKVGLELFVREGPSVLDRIRSAAPKSKLFLDLKFHDIPATVRGAFRSACELGVEFVTVHCDEGERLLATVAEENRGRTRILAVTVLTSLDTNDLTNLGFRSEFQNDPGKLVLLRAGMAQRAGCAGVVCSGIEAARVKKALGNDLIVVTPGIRPAWSVINQDDQKRITTPADAIQNGADYIVVGRPIRDAEDPKAAAEKVGDEIRYALERANH is encoded by the coding sequence ATAGACAACTTACAGCCTTCAGACCGACTCATCTTCCCTCTGGATGTTCCCGACGCCCGCTCCGCGGAGACACTCGCCAATAAGCTGGGCGAAGCGGTGGGCGTGTTCAAGGTGGGACTCGAGCTGTTCGTCCGCGAAGGCCCATCCGTACTCGACCGCATACGCTCGGCGGCGCCTAAATCCAAGCTGTTCCTGGACTTGAAATTTCACGACATCCCGGCCACCGTGCGCGGCGCCTTCAGATCCGCTTGCGAACTGGGCGTGGAATTCGTCACGGTTCACTGTGACGAAGGTGAACGTCTGCTGGCAACCGTGGCGGAAGAAAATCGCGGCCGGACCCGGATTCTGGCCGTCACGGTCCTGACGAGCCTGGATACCAACGACCTGACGAACTTGGGCTTTCGATCGGAATTTCAGAACGATCCGGGGAAACTCGTGCTCCTGCGCGCCGGCATGGCTCAACGCGCCGGTTGCGCCGGCGTGGTCTGTTCCGGGATCGAAGCGGCCAGAGTCAAGAAGGCGCTGGGGAACGATCTTATCGTCGTGACCCCGGGCATCCGACCTGCCTGGAGCGTCATCAACCAAGACGACCAGAAACGGATCACCACTCCGGCTGACGCGATCCAAAACGGCGCCGACTATATCGTAGTTGGACGGCCCATAAGGGATGCGGAGGATCCCAAGGCAGCGGCTGAGAAGGTCGGTGACGAGATTCGATACGCCCTGGAACGCGCGAACCACTGA